A stretch of DNA from Cupriavidus taiwanensis:
GCGATGCCGGGCGCACACCGGCGCCACATCGGGATGGACGTGTTGGCCGGGATTCGTGGAAATCAGGCAAGCGGGAGGTCGTGGCAGCGGCTGGGGATCGCCGTGGCCTGGGTGCTGGCTGCGGCACTCGCGGCGAGCCTTCCGGCCGGCGCGGCCGAACCGCTGCGCGTCGGTTCCAAGCGCTTTACCGAGTCGTACATCCTCGGCGAACTGCTGAGCCAGGCCGCGGGGCCGCCCGGCACGGCGCAACACCAGCCCGGGCTGGGCAACACCGCGATCGTGTTCGCGGCGCTGCAGGCCGGCAGCATCGATCTCTACCCCGACTACACCGGCACGCTTGCCGCCGAAATCCTCAAGCTGCCGCCCGGCGCCGGGCTCGACCAGATCCGGCGGGCGCTGGCGCCGATGGGACTGGGCGCGGCGATTCCGCTGGGATTCGAGAACACCTATGCGCTGGCCGTGTCCGAGGCCCGCGCGGGTGCGTTGGCGCAGTTGAGCGACCTCGCCGCGCAGCCAGGGCTAAGGCTCGGGCTGTCGCACGAGTTCCTGGGCCGCGCCGACGGCTGGCCCGGGCTGGCCCGCCGCTATGGCCTGCCGCAACGCCCGCTCGGGCTCGACCACGGCGTCGCCTACGAGGCCCTGGCGGCAGGGCAGGTCGACGCCATCGACATCTATTCCACCGACGCCAAGATCCGCAAGTACCGGCTGCGCGTGCTGGCTGACGACCGGCATTACTTCCCGCGCTACGACGCCGTGGTGGTGTACCGGCTCGACCTGCCGCAGCGCTTCCCGCAGGCCTGGCAGGCACTGCAACGGCTGACCGGACGCGTCAGCGCCGACGACATGATCGCCATGAACGCGGCGGCGGAGCTCGATGGCCAGCCGTTCGCCGCGATCGCGCGCGCCTTCCTGGACGGCGCCGGGGCGCCGGCAACGCATGCCGCCGACGCAGGGCGCGGCCGGCTGCTGGCGGCGCTCTTCGGCCCCGACACCGTGCGCCTGGCGCGGCGCCATGTCGGGCTGGTGGCGGGCGCGGTCGGTGCCGCGACCCTGGTGGGCGTGCCGCTGGGGATGCTGGCGGCGCGGCGGCGCCGCACCGGCCACGCGGTGCTGGGCGCGGTCAGCGTGCTGCAGACGGTGCCGTCGCTGGCACTGCTGGCGATGCTGATCCCGCTGCTGGGCCGCATCGGCGTGTGGCCGGCGATGGTGGCGCTGTTTCTCTATGCGCTGCTGCCGATCGTGCGCAATACCGCCACCGGGCTGGAGCAGGTGCCGCAGGGCATGCGCGACGCGGCGCGCGCGCTGGGGCTGCGCGGCGCCCAGGTGCTGCGCTACGTGGAGCTGCCGCTGGCCTTGCCGGTGCTGCTGGCCGGCGTCAAGACCGCGGCCATCATCAGCGTCGGCACGGCCACCATCGCGGCGTTCGTCGGCGCGGGCGGTTTCGGCGAGCGCATCGCCACCGGGCTGGCGCTGAACGACACCACGCTGCTGCTCGCCGGCGCGATCCCGGCGGCGGTGCTGGCGCTGGCGGTGCAGGCCGGCTTCGAGGCGCTGGAGTGGGCGCTGCGCCGCCGGCGCGACGCGCGCTAGCCGGACTGCTGCGCGATCAGGCGCCCCAGCGTGGCCACCGCGGCCTCGGCCTCGCCGTTCCACAGGTGGCCGTAGTTGAGCCGGATGCAGTTGCGGTAGCCTTGCCTGGCCGAGAAGATCGGGCCCGGCGCGATGCCGATGCCGGCGGCCAGCGCGGCATGGTGCAAGGCCAGTGCGTCGAAGCCGGCGGCAAACTCGACCCACAGGAAGTAACCGCCCTCGGGCCGCGACACCCGCACCTCTTCCGGGAAGTGCTGGCCGATCGCGTCTATCATGCGGCCCTGCTGCATCTCCAGCACGTGGCGCAGCTTGCGCAGGTGCTTGTCGTAGCCGCCATGCTGGAGGTATTCGGCCAGCGCTACCTGCGCGGGCACGCCGGCCGACAGCGTGGTCATCAGCTTGAGCCGCTGGATCGCCTCGCCAAAGCGGCCCGGCGCGACCCAGCCGATGCGGAACCCCGGCGCCAGGGTCTTGGAGAACGAGCTGCAATGCATCACCAGGCCGTGCGTATCGAAGGCCTTGGCCGGCAGCGGGCAGCGGTTGCCGAAGTAGAGCTCGCCATAGACGTCGTCCTCGATCAGCGGCACCTGGTGGCGCGCCAGCAAGGCCACCAGCGCCTTCTTCTTGTCCTCCGACATGCTGGCGCCGAGCGGATTC
This window harbors:
- a CDS encoding glycine betaine ABC transporter substrate-binding protein, with the translated sequence MLAAALAASLPAGAAEPLRVGSKRFTESYILGELLSQAAGPPGTAQHQPGLGNTAIVFAALQAGSIDLYPDYTGTLAAEILKLPPGAGLDQIRRALAPMGLGAAIPLGFENTYALAVSEARAGALAQLSDLAAQPGLRLGLSHEFLGRADGWPGLARRYGLPQRPLGLDHGVAYEALAAGQVDAIDIYSTDAKIRKYRLRVLADDRHYFPRYDAVVVYRLDLPQRFPQAWQALQRLTGRVSADDMIAMNAAAELDGQPFAAIARAFLDGAGAPATHAADAGRGRLLAALFGPDTVRLARRHVGLVAGAVGAATLVGVPLGMLAARRRRTGHAVLGAVSVLQTVPSLALLAMLIPLLGRIGVWPAMVALFLYALLPIVRNTATGLEQVPQGMRDAARALGLRGAQVLRYVELPLALPVLLAGVKTAAIISVGTATIAAFVGAGGFGERIATGLALNDTTLLLAGAIPAAVLALAVQAGFEALEWALRRRRDAR